A region of Jannaschia sp. W003 DNA encodes the following proteins:
- a CDS encoding ATP-dependent RecD-like DNA helicase, with product MDASPTAPQLSEDQAEAWDRIAEVLRDSGVDLVSGWASEREDDEGRVLAVTGKAGSGKTLLLAELVKAMREAGLDLVSGDYERRRKDRRTLAVLAPTNKAASVLRTRGVPATTIHRIIYTPVYDPEYERIAEWLAGDADRPETEALSDEMLDRAKRVYEETSSVPGALAAAGLRGSDFITGWKRRDAPLDIGFVDESSMLDDRQFEDLKEIFPTLVLFGDPAQLAPVNQSGRMVFDRFEGDDHLHLSRVHRQEADSPILDLAHALGDDQVDFYRFERLVEEAAARDPRVVMASRVDSDLMARSPVLVWRNATRIRLIRAFRQAHGADDTHLLPGEPLICDGLELPLKHRKRRIDLEARGLIKGAQVVYLGPGKKPGFSRLHVVGASDPLVSVSSIVKIEQLGEEEPFLPFAARMGAAFLHGAAVTMHKAQGSQWETVQVFGPDLFAAARVGRTEAGQPLWKRLAYVAITRAVDRLVWVRRYALAKPKAPLDTSDLRSVEPAPLELERQQEPEP from the coding sequence ATGGACGCCTCTCCCACCGCCCCCCAGCTCTCCGAGGACCAGGCCGAGGCCTGGGACCGCATCGCCGAGGTGCTCCGCGACAGCGGCGTGGATCTCGTGTCCGGCTGGGCCTCGGAGCGCGAGGACGACGAGGGGCGCGTGCTCGCCGTCACCGGCAAGGCCGGCTCGGGCAAGACGCTGCTCCTGGCCGAGCTGGTGAAGGCCATGCGCGAGGCGGGGCTGGACCTCGTCTCGGGCGACTACGAGCGCCGCCGCAAGGACCGCCGCACGCTGGCCGTGCTGGCCCCCACCAACAAGGCCGCGAGCGTGCTGCGCACCCGCGGCGTGCCGGCCACCACGATCCACCGCATCATCTACACGCCCGTCTACGACCCCGAATACGAGCGCATCGCCGAGTGGCTCGCGGGCGACGCCGACCGCCCCGAGACCGAGGCGCTTTCGGACGAGATGCTGGACCGGGCCAAGCGCGTCTACGAGGAGACCTCCTCGGTGCCCGGCGCGCTGGCCGCCGCCGGCCTGCGCGGCTCGGACTTCATCACCGGCTGGAAGCGCCGCGACGCGCCGCTCGACATCGGCTTCGTGGACGAGTCCTCCATGCTGGACGACCGGCAGTTCGAGGACCTCAAGGAGATCTTCCCCACGTTGGTCCTGTTCGGCGACCCGGCCCAGCTCGCCCCCGTGAACCAGTCGGGCCGCATGGTGTTCGACCGCTTCGAGGGGGACGACCACCTCCACCTCTCCCGCGTCCACCGGCAGGAGGCCGACAGCCCGATCCTCGACCTCGCCCACGCGCTGGGCGACGACCAGGTGGACTTCTACCGCTTCGAGCGGCTGGTCGAGGAGGCCGCCGCGCGCGACCCGCGCGTGGTGATGGCGAGCCGCGTGGACTCCGACCTCATGGCCCGCTCGCCCGTGCTGGTCTGGCGCAACGCCACCCGCATCCGCCTGATCCGCGCCTTCCGGCAGGCCCACGGCGCGGACGATACGCACCTCCTGCCCGGCGAGCCGCTGATCTGCGACGGGCTGGAGCTGCCCCTCAAGCACCGCAAGCGCCGCATCGACCTGGAGGCGCGGGGCCTCATCAAGGGCGCGCAGGTGGTCTATCTCGGGCCGGGCAAGAAGCCCGGCTTCTCGCGCCTCCACGTGGTCGGCGCGTCCGACCCGTTGGTCTCGGTCTCCTCGATCGTGAAGATCGAGCAGCTCGGCGAGGAGGAGCCGTTCCTGCCCTTCGCCGCGCGCATGGGCGCGGCGTTCCTGCATGGCGCCGCCGTGACCATGCACAAGGCGCAAGGTTCCCAGTGGGAGACGGTGCAGGTGTTCGGCCCCGACCTCTTTGCGGCCGCCCGCGTCGGGCGTACCGAGGCGGGGCAGCCCTTGTGGAAGCGCCTCGCCTACGTCGCCATTACGCGGGCCGTGGACCGGCTGGTCTGGGTGCGCCGCTATGCGCTCGCCAAGCCCAAGGCGCCGCTCGACACGTCGGACCTTCGGTCGGTGGAGCCCGCCCCCCTGGAACTCGAACGGCAGCAGGAGCCCGAGCCATGA
- a CDS encoding acyl-homoserine-lactone synthase: MIRFFHATNLADHADLAAAMFRDRAAQFRDRHRWDVTVDALGWETDPYDALDPLYVVAVDGAGGHAGSLRLLPTAGPTMLADHFAHLAPCPAVPGTWEATRFCQAPGAARDTARRVLAGVSQAALSLGLRHLVGVYDAPMARVYRRLGWEPAEMGRDGAIVAGRWTVSDAAHDRVCAGAGLSAHHTLRWFERDLGHLAEAG, from the coding sequence ATGATCCGCTTCTTCCACGCCACCAACCTCGCCGACCACGCCGACCTCGCCGCCGCCATGTTCCGCGACCGCGCCGCGCAGTTCCGCGACCGCCACCGCTGGGACGTCACGGTGGACGCCCTGGGGTGGGAGACCGACCCCTACGACGCGCTCGACCCGCTCTACGTCGTCGCGGTGGACGGGGCCGGTGGCCATGCCGGCTCCTTGCGCCTCCTGCCGACCGCGGGGCCGACCATGCTGGCCGACCACTTCGCCCACCTCGCCCCGTGTCCCGCCGTGCCCGGCACCTGGGAGGCGACGCGCTTCTGCCAGGCGCCGGGCGCCGCGCGGGACACCGCCCGCCGGGTGCTGGCCGGGGTCTCGCAGGCCGCGCTGTCGCTGGGGCTGCGCCACCTCGTCGGGGTCTACGACGCGCCCATGGCCCGCGTGTACCGCCGCCTCGGCTGGGAGCCGGCGGAGATGGGCCGCGACGGCGCCATCGTGGCGGGCCGCTGGACCGTCTCGGACGCCGCCCATGACCGGGTATGCGCCGGCGCGGGGCTGTCGGCCCACCACACGCTGCGCTGGTTCGAGCGCGACCTCGGCCACCTAGCCGAGGCGGGCTGA
- a CDS encoding autoinducer binding domain-containing protein, producing MAEARDLADLDRALGWLRDSFDAEHIVYHCVRSCGRQWATLTYPHAWVETYLAEGLHTVDPVVQAGFGGVGPFDWKRLDWSARAARELMAEGMAHGLGGQGCSTPVRGPAGRFALFTVNGRGSDDTWARFTTERMGELILAAHYVQERALLLEGEGMETPHRHLSPREVDTLALLALGLSRGQAAERLAISEHTLRAYIESARAKLGASNTLQAVAKALTHGLISL from the coding sequence TTGGCTGAGGCGAGGGACCTCGCCGACCTCGATCGCGCGCTGGGCTGGTTGCGCGACAGCTTCGACGCGGAGCACATCGTCTACCACTGCGTGCGCTCCTGCGGGCGGCAGTGGGCCACGCTGACCTACCCGCACGCCTGGGTGGAGACCTACCTCGCGGAGGGGCTGCACACCGTCGACCCGGTGGTGCAGGCGGGCTTCGGCGGCGTCGGGCCGTTCGACTGGAAGCGCCTCGACTGGTCGGCGCGCGCGGCGCGCGAGCTCATGGCCGAGGGCATGGCCCACGGGCTGGGCGGGCAGGGCTGCTCGACCCCGGTGCGCGGCCCCGCGGGGCGCTTCGCGCTGTTCACCGTGAACGGCCGCGGCTCCGACGACACCTGGGCGCGCTTCACCACGGAGCGAATGGGAGAGCTGATCCTCGCCGCGCACTACGTCCAGGAGCGTGCGCTCCTCCTGGAGGGCGAGGGGATGGAGACCCCGCACCGGCACCTCTCGCCCCGCGAGGTCGACACGCTGGCCCTCCTGGCCCTCGGGCTGAGCCGCGGGCAGGCCGCCGAGCGCCTCGCCATCTCGGAGCATACCTTGCGCGCCTACATCGAGAGCGCCCGCGCCAAGCTCGGTGCCTCGAACACGCTGCAGGCCGTGGCCAAGGCGCTGACCCACGGGCTGATCTCGCTCTGA
- the ccrA gene encoding crotonyl-CoA carboxylase/reductase — protein sequence MALDTQTDLPAKDLYEVGEMPPLGHVPRQMYAWAIRRERHGEPNTAMQQEVVDVPVLDSNEVLVLVMAAGVNYNGVWASLGTPISPFDGHGAPYHIAGSDASGIVWAVGDKVRRWKVGDEVVIHCNQDDGDDEECNGGDPMFSTTQRIWGYETPDGSFAQFTNVQSQQLMPRPKHLTWEESACYTLTLATAYRMLFGHEPHDLKPGQNVLVWGASGGLGSYAIQLINTAGANAIGVISDESKRDFVMGLGAKGVINRNDFSCWGQMPTVNTPEYAAWFKEARKFGKAIWDITGKGVNVDMVFEHPGEATFPVSTFVCKKGGMVVICAGTTGYNLTFDVRYMWMHQKRLQGSHFAHLKQAAAANRLMVERRLDPCMSECFAWTDLPEAHMKMRRNQHLPGNMAVLVQAPRTGLRTHEDVIEAGGAGA from the coding sequence ATGGCCCTCGACACGCAGACCGACCTGCCCGCAAAGGATCTCTACGAGGTGGGCGAGATGCCGCCCCTCGGCCACGTGCCCCGCCAGATGTACGCCTGGGCCATCCGCCGCGAGCGCCACGGCGAGCCCAACACGGCCATGCAGCAGGAGGTCGTCGACGTCCCCGTCCTCGACAGCAACGAGGTGCTGGTGCTCGTGATGGCGGCAGGCGTGAACTACAACGGCGTCTGGGCCTCGCTCGGCACGCCGATCTCGCCCTTCGACGGCCACGGCGCGCCCTACCACATCGCGGGCTCGGATGCCTCGGGCATCGTCTGGGCCGTGGGCGACAAGGTGCGCCGCTGGAAGGTGGGCGACGAGGTCGTGATCCACTGCAACCAGGACGACGGCGACGACGAGGAGTGCAACGGCGGCGATCCGATGTTCTCCACCACCCAACGCATCTGGGGCTACGAGACGCCCGACGGCTCGTTCGCGCAGTTCACCAACGTGCAGTCCCAGCAGCTCATGCCGCGTCCGAAGCACCTGACCTGGGAGGAGTCGGCCTGCTACACGCTGACCCTCGCCACCGCCTACCGGATGCTGTTCGGCCACGAGCCCCACGACCTCAAGCCCGGCCAGAACGTGCTGGTCTGGGGCGCGTCGGGCGGCCTCGGCTCCTACGCGATCCAGCTCATCAACACGGCCGGCGCCAACGCCATCGGCGTGATCTCCGACGAGTCGAAGCGCGACTTCGTGATGGGGCTCGGCGCCAAGGGCGTCATCAACCGCAACGACTTCAGCTGCTGGGGCCAGATGCCCACCGTGAACACGCCGGAATATGCCGCGTGGTTCAAGGAGGCGCGCAAGTTCGGCAAGGCGATCTGGGACATCACCGGCAAGGGCGTGAACGTCGACATGGTGTTCGAGCACCCCGGCGAGGCGACGTTCCCGGTCTCGACCTTCGTGTGCAAGAAGGGCGGAATGGTGGTGATCTGCGCCGGGACCACGGGCTACAACCTCACCTTCGACGTGCGCTACATGTGGATGCACCAGAAGCGCCTGCAGGGCTCGCACTTCGCGCACCTGAAGCAGGCGGCGGCCGCCAACCGGCTGATGGTGGAGCGGCGGCTCGACCCGTGCATGTCCGAGTGCTTCGCCTGGACCGACCTGCCCGAGGCCCACATGAAGATGCGCCGCAACCAGCACCTGCCGGGCAACATGGCGGTCCTAGTGCAGGCCCCGCGCACCGGCCTGCGGACCCATGAGGACGTGATCGAGGCGGGCGGCGCGGGCGCCTGA
- a CDS encoding 1-acyl-sn-glycerol-3-phosphate acyltransferase codes for MLRTVEIPLWALMLLVAFAAVTFASHFLFPSVRWFLRRRAERLVARLNARLRHPIQPFKLARRADTVMRLVHDPAVAEAIAEHARKEGVPEEVAFETARRYAREIVPGFSATLYFSVAMRLARWLSKHLYRVRVSGAPPPGDPDTTTVFVMNHRSNMDYVLVTWLLAGETSLAYAVGEWARRWPLRPLIRALGGYFVRRRDLNPLYRRVLARYVQRATAAGVTQAVFPEGRLSRDGALQPPKLGILHYVAEGGGARDVRFVPVALNYERVIEDRSLLAAREGPGAFRLHWWQVARYLLRHVQLRLTGRFTRFGYAAVSYGEPLSLRAFLADGHHDPTEALGGALMARVEAVLPVLPVPLVAEALLAGHATLPAVAGHLERRARAFAGGRHPLHHAADAPRDVALAALRMLEVRGVVRWEEGRIAVDGGQIGLLRFYARTLPTGES; via the coding sequence ATGCTGCGGACGGTCGAGATCCCCCTCTGGGCGCTGATGCTCCTGGTCGCCTTCGCGGCCGTGACCTTCGCGTCGCACTTCCTGTTCCCGAGTGTCCGCTGGTTCCTGCGCCGGCGGGCCGAGCGGCTGGTGGCGCGGCTCAACGCGCGCCTGCGCCACCCGATCCAGCCCTTCAAGCTGGCCCGGCGCGCCGACACCGTGATGCGCCTCGTCCACGACCCCGCGGTCGCCGAGGCCATCGCCGAGCATGCGCGCAAGGAGGGCGTCCCCGAGGAGGTCGCCTTCGAGACCGCCCGCCGCTACGCCCGCGAGATCGTGCCGGGCTTCTCGGCCACGCTCTACTTCTCGGTGGCGATGCGGCTGGCGCGCTGGCTGTCGAAGCACCTCTACCGGGTGCGCGTCTCGGGCGCGCCGCCGCCGGGCGATCCGGACACGACGACCGTGTTCGTGATGAACCACCGCTCCAACATGGACTACGTGCTGGTGACGTGGCTGCTGGCCGGGGAGACGTCGCTCGCCTACGCGGTGGGCGAATGGGCGCGGCGCTGGCCGCTGCGGCCCCTGATCCGGGCGCTGGGCGGCTACTTCGTGCGCCGGCGCGACCTCAACCCCCTCTACCGCCGGGTACTGGCCCGCTACGTGCAGCGCGCCACCGCCGCCGGGGTCACGCAGGCGGTGTTCCCCGAGGGGCGCCTGAGCCGCGACGGCGCCCTGCAGCCGCCGAAGCTGGGCATTCTGCACTACGTCGCCGAGGGCGGGGGGGCGCGCGACGTGCGCTTCGTGCCGGTGGCGCTGAACTACGAGCGGGTGATCGAGGACCGCAGCCTCCTCGCCGCGCGCGAGGGGCCGGGCGCCTTCCGCCTCCACTGGTGGCAGGTGGCGCGCTACCTGCTGCGCCACGTGCAGCTGCGCCTCACGGGGCGCTTCACGCGGTTCGGCTATGCCGCGGTCTCCTACGGCGAGCCCCTGTCGCTGCGCGCCTTCCTCGCCGACGGCCACCATGACCCCACCGAGGCGCTTGGTGGCGCGCTGATGGCGCGGGTCGAGGCGGTGCTGCCCGTGCTGCCCGTGCCGCTGGTGGCCGAGGCTTTGCTCGCGGGCCATGCGACCCTGCCCGCGGTGGCGGGGCATCTGGAGCGGCGCGCCCGCGCCTTCGCGGGCGGGCGCCATCCTCTCCACCACGCCGCCGACGCGCCCCGCGACGTGGCCCTCGCGGCGCTGCGGATGCTGGAGGTGCGCGGCGTCGTCCGTTGGGAGGAGGGCCGGATCGCGGTGGACGGCGGGCAGATCGGCCTCCTGCGCTTCTACGCCCGGACCCTGCCCACCGGGGAATCCTGA
- a CDS encoding alpha/beta hydrolase → MTPRTTLSALLAGAAALAALPAAAEQHTMDPSQEPVVLAPATQAFIDGLEGSTPINELPPEEARQVLVDAQTGVDVAMPDAEVSEMSLPVGPSGNVDVTLVRPAGSEGETLPGVVYFHGGGWVLGNFTTHERLMRDLANASGAAFVFVEYDPAPEAKHPTQLEQDYAVLEYVAANGAEFGIDPERIATAGDSVGGQMVAVMAMMAEERNGPEIDAQVMFYPVTTASLDSESYDLFSDGPWLTKAAMAWFWENYLPEDADAADPMISPLNASIEQLAGFPPTLVITDENDVLRDEGEAFAAKMVEAGVSVEGTRYLHTIHDFAMLNAIADTPAPKAAIEQAAGFLRHHLAEGMHD, encoded by the coding sequence ATGACCCCTCGCACCACTCTCTCCGCCCTTCTCGCCGGCGCCGCCGCGCTGGCCGCCCTGCCCGCCGCCGCCGAGCAGCACACGATGGACCCCTCGCAGGAGCCGGTCGTGCTGGCGCCCGCCACGCAGGCCTTCATCGACGGCCTGGAGGGCTCGACCCCGATCAACGAGCTGCCCCCCGAGGAGGCCCGGCAGGTCCTCGTGGACGCCCAGACCGGCGTGGACGTGGCCATGCCCGACGCCGAGGTGTCCGAGATGTCGCTGCCCGTCGGCCCGTCGGGCAACGTCGACGTGACGCTGGTGCGCCCCGCCGGCTCGGAGGGCGAGACCCTGCCCGGCGTGGTCTACTTCCACGGCGGCGGCTGGGTGCTGGGCAACTTCACCACCCACGAGCGGCTGATGCGCGACCTGGCGAATGCCAGCGGCGCGGCCTTCGTGTTCGTGGAGTACGATCCCGCCCCTGAGGCCAAGCATCCCACGCAGCTCGAGCAGGACTACGCGGTGCTGGAGTACGTGGCCGCGAACGGCGCCGAGTTCGGCATCGACCCCGAGCGGATCGCCACCGCGGGCGACTCCGTGGGCGGGCAGATGGTGGCCGTGATGGCGATGATGGCCGAGGAACGGAATGGCCCCGAGATCGACGCGCAGGTGATGTTCTACCCCGTCACCACCGCATCGCTCGACAGCGAGTCCTACGACCTCTTCAGCGACGGCCCCTGGCTGACGAAGGCTGCGATGGCGTGGTTCTGGGAGAACTACTTGCCGGAGGATGCCGACGCCGCGGACCCGATGATCTCGCCGCTGAACGCGAGCATTGAGCAGCTCGCCGGCTTCCCGCCGACGCTGGTGATCACCGACGAGAACGACGTGCTGCGCGACGAGGGCGAGGCCTTCGCGGCGAAGATGGTGGAGGCCGGGGTGTCCGTGGAGGGCACGCGCTACCTGCACACGATCCACGACTTCGCGATGCTCAACGCCATCGCCGACACGCCTGCGCCGAAGGCGGCGATCGAGCAGGCGGCGGGGTTCCTGCGGCACCATCTGGCCGAGGGCATGCACGACTGA
- a CDS encoding methylmalonyl-CoA mutase family protein, producing the protein MTQKDRPWLFRTYAGHSTAEKSNALYRANLGRGQTGLSVAFDLPTQTGYDSDHVLARGEVGKVGVPVGHLGDMRALFADIPLERMNTSMTINATAPWLLSLYVAVAEEQGADVSALQGTVQNDLVKEYLSRGTYVLPPRPSMRLIGDVAEWCAGHAPRWNPMNVCSYHLQEAGATPEQELAYALATAQAVLDELRPRVDSKDFPRLVGRISFFVNAGIRFVTEMCKMRAFTELWDEICAERYGVEDPKLRRFRYGVQVNSLGLTEQQPENNVYRILLEMLAVTLSKGARARAVQLPAWNEALGLPRPWDQQWSLRMQQVLAYETDLLEYGDLFDGSPVVAAKVEELKGRAREELARLDAMGGAVEAIPYMKGRLVEANSERLGAIERGETVVVGVNRWQEAEPSPLVGEDGGIMTVDPGVEADQIARLEAWRGARDAPRVERALEALRAAAAEGRNVMPASIEAARAGVTTGEWAGVMRAVHGEYRGPTGVSEAPSNRVEGLDGLRAAVDAASDRLGRRLTFLVGKPGLDGHSNGAEQIAVRARDCGMRISYAGIRLTPDAIVEAARADGAHVVGLSILSGSHLPLVEAVMARLRAEGMAIPVVVGGIIPDEDAARLRALGVARIYTPKDFELNRIMGDVVELAAPSEMAAE; encoded by the coding sequence ATGACGCAGAAAGACCGGCCCTGGCTCTTCCGGACCTATGCGGGGCACTCCACCGCCGAGAAGTCCAACGCGCTCTACCGCGCCAACCTCGGGCGCGGGCAGACCGGCCTCTCGGTCGCCTTCGACCTGCCCACCCAGACCGGCTACGACAGCGACCACGTGCTCGCCCGCGGCGAGGTCGGCAAGGTGGGCGTGCCCGTCGGGCACCTCGGCGACATGCGCGCGCTCTTCGCGGACATCCCCCTCGAGCGGATGAACACCTCGATGACCATCAACGCCACGGCGCCGTGGCTCCTGAGCCTCTACGTGGCGGTGGCCGAGGAGCAGGGCGCGGACGTGAGCGCGCTGCAGGGCACGGTGCAGAACGACCTCGTGAAGGAGTACCTCAGCCGCGGCACCTACGTGCTGCCGCCTAGGCCTTCAATGCGCCTGATTGGGGACGTGGCCGAGTGGTGCGCCGGGCACGCGCCCCGGTGGAACCCGATGAACGTGTGCTCGTATCACCTGCAGGAGGCCGGCGCGACGCCCGAGCAGGAGCTGGCCTACGCATTGGCGACCGCGCAGGCGGTGCTGGACGAATTGCGCCCGCGCGTTGATTCCAAGGACTTTCCCAGGCTGGTGGGGCGCATTTCCTTCTTCGTGAACGCGGGAATCCGCTTCGTCACGGAAATGTGCAAGATGCGCGCGTTCACGGAACTCTGGGACGAGATCTGCGCCGAGCGCTACGGCGTCGAGGATCCGAAATTGCGCCGCTTCCGATACGGCGTGCAGGTCAACTCGCTGGGCCTGACCGAGCAGCAGCCCGAGAACAACGTCTATCGCATCCTCTTGGAAATGCTCGCGGTAACGCTATCGAAAGGCGCCCGCGCCCGCGCCGTGCAATTGCCGGCGTGGAACGAGGCGCTGGGATTGCCCCGGCCCTGGGACCAGCAATGGAGCCTGCGGATGCAGCAGGTGCTGGCCTACGAGACGGACCTCCTGGAATACGGCGACCTGTTCGACGGCTCGCCGGTCGTGGCCGCGAAGGTCGAGGAGTTGAAGGGCCGCGCCCGCGAGGAGCTGGCGCGGCTGGACGCGATGGGCGGAGCGGTGGAGGCCATTCCCTACATGAAGGGCCGCCTCGTGGAGGCCAATTCCGAGCGGCTGGGCGCGATCGAGCGGGGCGAGACGGTGGTGGTGGGCGTGAACCGCTGGCAGGAGGCCGAGCCCTCGCCGCTGGTGGGCGAGGACGGCGGCATCATGACCGTCGATCCGGGCGTCGAGGCGGACCAGATCGCCCGGCTGGAGGCGTGGCGGGGCGCGCGCGACGCCCCGCGCGTGGAGCGGGCGCTGGAGGCGCTGCGGGCGGCCGCGGCCGAGGGGCGCAACGTGATGCCCGCCTCGATCGAGGCGGCGCGCGCGGGCGTCACCACGGGCGAGTGGGCGGGCGTGATGCGCGCCGTCCACGGCGAGTACCGCGGCCCCACCGGGGTCAGCGAAGCGCCCTCGAATCGGGTCGAGGGTCTGGACGGCCTGCGCGCCGCGGTGGACGCCGCGAGCGACCGCCTAGGGCGGCGCCTGACGTTCCTGGTGGGCAAGCCCGGGCTCGACGGGCACTCCAACGGGGCGGAGCAGATCGCGGTGCGCGCGCGCGACTGCGGCATGCGAATCAGCTACGCCGGCATCCGCCTGACGCCCGACGCCATCGTCGAGGCGGCGCGTGCGGACGGGGCGCATGTGGTTGGCCTGTCGATCCTTTCCGGCTCGCACCTGCCATTGGTGGAGGCGGTGATGGCGCGATTGCGGGCCGAGGGAATGGCGATTCCGGTGGTGGTGGGGGGGATCATTCCCGACGAGGACGCGGCCCGTTTGCGCGCGCTCGGGGTCGCCCGGATCTACACGCCGAAGGACTTCGAATTGAACCGGATCATGGGCGACGTGGTGGAATTGGCCGCGCCTTCGGAAATGGCGGCCGAATAG
- a CDS encoding H-NS histone family protein: MTREDLEKAKADAEANLKAIAKAQAEYDGRRLKELRAEIDAMLAKEGYSLDDLTGGNGGQAQRKAGGGRAKSPAKYRHPENPSITWSGRGRQPAWYKSHLEDGGKPEDLAI, from the coding sequence ATGACACGCGAAGACCTGGAAAAGGCCAAGGCCGACGCGGAGGCGAATCTCAAGGCCATCGCCAAGGCGCAGGCCGAATACGACGGGCGCCGCCTCAAGGAATTGCGGGCCGAGATCGACGCGATGCTCGCCAAGGAGGGGTACTCCCTCGACGACCTCACCGGCGGGAACGGCGGGCAGGCGCAGCGCAAGGCGGGGGGCGGCCGCGCGAAGTCGCCGGCCAAGTACCGCCATCCCGAGAACCCCTCGATCACCTGGTCGGGCCGCGGGCGCCAGCCGGCCTGGTACAAGAGCCACCTCGAGGACGGCGGCAAGCCCGAGGACCTCGCGATCTAG
- the deoD gene encoding purine-nucleoside phosphorylase, with protein sequence MTPHIRAEAGQIAETVLMPGDPLRAKWAAETYLEAPELVNDVRGMLGYTGTWRGNRVTIHGSGMGMPSLSIYANELITKYGARTLIRIGSCGAMQERVAIRDVILAMTATSISTPSRGILREVNFAPCADWGLLRAAHAAAEGKAPVHVGGIYSSDVFYDERPDLTEQMTRHGILGVEMEAAELYTLAARHGCRALAVLTVSDHLLTHEALPASERQSSFGDMVEIALEAAFG encoded by the coding sequence ATGACACCCCACATCCGCGCCGAGGCCGGCCAGATCGCCGAGACCGTGCTCATGCCCGGGGACCCGCTGCGGGCGAAGTGGGCCGCGGAGACGTACCTGGAGGCGCCCGAACTGGTGAACGACGTGCGCGGGATGCTGGGCTACACCGGCACGTGGCGGGGCAACCGGGTGACGATCCACGGCTCGGGCATGGGCATGCCGAGCCTGTCGATCTACGCCAACGAGCTGATCACCAAGTACGGGGCGCGGACGCTGATCCGCATCGGATCGTGCGGGGCGATGCAGGAGCGGGTGGCGATCCGCGACGTGATCCTGGCGATGACGGCGACCTCGATCTCGACGCCCTCGCGGGGCATCCTGCGGGAGGTGAACTTCGCGCCCTGCGCCGACTGGGGGCTCTTGCGGGCCGCCCACGCGGCCGCCGAGGGCAAGGCGCCGGTCCATGTGGGGGGCATCTACTCGTCGGACGTGTTCTACGACGAGCGGCCCGACCTGACGGAGCAGATGACGCGCCACGGCATCCTTGGGGTCGAGATGGAGGCGGCCGAGCTCTACACCCTGGCGGCGCGCCACGGCTGCCGGGCGCTGGCGGTGCTGACCGTGAGCGACCACCTCCTGACCCACGAGGCGCTGCCGGCGAGCGAGCGGCAGTCGAGCTTCGGGGACATGGTGGAGATCGCGCTGGAGGCGGCGTTCGGGTAG
- a CDS encoding type III PLP-dependent enzyme, which yields MTAVTGFGRIAPVAPSRVESFIAENAFDRPTLVLDLDAVESQFRALAAGLEGAHIHYAVKANPHRAVIERLVQVGSGFDAASRGEIELCLSLGADPAHVSFGNTIKRASDIAFAHSVGIDLFAADAEEELEKIAAHAPGARVYIRLLVDNPEADWPLSRKFGVAPARVLPLLERARALGLVPHGLSFHVGSQTREPRMWDGTLDRVAEVWDAAQDAGYGLRLLNIGGGFPAFYGTAIDHPTDYAAAVMRRVRARFGAVEVMAEPGRGMVAEAGAIAAEVLLVSRKDEADLHRWVYLDIGRFSGLAETEGEAIRYQFATARDGGPAGPCVMAGPSCDSADVLYEQRPVSLPLSLAAGDRVVIRNCGAYTSSYSSIGFNGFPPLDVVVI from the coding sequence ATGACTGCAGTGACCGGCTTCGGCCGCATCGCCCCCGTTGCGCCCTCGCGCGTGGAATCCTTCATCGCCGAGAACGCGTTCGACCGGCCCACGCTGGTGCTGGACCTCGACGCCGTCGAGTCGCAGTTCCGCGCCCTCGCCGCCGGCCTCGAGGGCGCCCACATCCACTACGCCGTGAAGGCCAACCCCCACCGCGCCGTGATCGAGCGGCTGGTCCAGGTCGGCTCGGGCTTCGACGCCGCCTCGCGCGGCGAGATCGAGCTGTGCCTCTCGCTCGGCGCCGACCCGGCCCACGTGTCGTTCGGCAACACCATCAAGCGCGCCTCGGACATCGCCTTCGCGCATTCGGTCGGCATCGACCTCTTCGCCGCCGACGCCGAGGAGGAGCTGGAGAAGATCGCAGCCCACGCCCCCGGCGCGCGCGTCTACATCCGCCTGCTCGTCGACAACCCCGAGGCCGACTGGCCGCTGTCGCGCAAGTTCGGCGTCGCCCCCGCCCGCGTCCTGCCCCTCCTGGAGCGCGCCCGCGCCCTCGGGCTGGTCCCCCACGGCCTAAGCTTCCACGTCGGCTCCCAGACCCGCGAGCCGCGCATGTGGGACGGCACCCTCGACCGCGTGGCCGAGGTGTGGGACGCGGCGCAGGACGCCGGCTACGGCCTGCGTCTCCTCAACATCGGCGGCGGCTTCCCGGCCTTCTACGGCACCGCGATCGACCACCCTACCGACTACGCCGCGGCCGTGATGCGCCGCGTGCGCGCCCGCTTCGGCGCCGTCGAGGTCATGGCCGAGCCGGGCCGCGGCATGGTCGCCGAGGCCGGCGCCATCGCCGCCGAGGTGCTGCTGGTCAGCCGCAAGGACGAGGCCGACCTCCACCGCTGGGTCTATCTCGACATCGGCCGCTTCTCGGGTCTCGCAGAGACCGAGGGCGAGGCGATCCGCTACCAGTTCGCCACCGCCCGCGACGGCGGCCCCGCGGGGCCCTGCGTCATGGCCGGCCCGTCCTGCGACTCGGCGGACGTGCTTTACGAGCAGCGCCCCGTCTCGCTGCCCCTGAGCCTCGCCGCCGGCGACCGCGTGGTGATCCGCAACTGCGGCGCCTACACGTCGAGCTACTCCTCGATCGGCTTCAACGGCTTCCCGCCGCTCGACGTCGTCGTGATCTGA